Proteins encoded by one window of Lathyrus oleraceus cultivar Zhongwan6 chromosome 1, CAAS_Psat_ZW6_1.0, whole genome shotgun sequence:
- the LOC127078502 gene encoding dihydroxy-acid dehydratase, chloroplastic, with protein MQSTLFSPTYSPIFPTHASPRRVVKASVSIDSPSPQSTQVKLNKYSSRITEPKSQGASQAILYGVGLSEDDMKKPQVGVSSVWYEGNTCNMHLLRLSEVVKEGVAEAGMIPFRFNTIGVSDAISMGTRGMCYSLQSRDLIADSIETVMAAQWYDGNISIPGCDKNMPGTIIAMGRLNRPSIMVYGGTIKPGHFKGDTFDIVSAFQIYGEYVSGSISDEHRQDVIRNSCPGAGACGGMYTANTMASAIEAMGMSLPYSSSTPAEDPLKLDECRLAGKYLLELLRMDLKPRDIITRKSLRNAMVIVMALGGSTNAVLHLIAIAKSVGVDLTLDDFQKVSDEVPFIADLKPSGKYVMEDVHKIGGTPAVIRYLLEQGLLDGDCLTVTGKTLAENAELFPPLSKGQEIIRPIENPIKKTAHIQILYGNVAPQGSVAKITGKEGLYFSGPALIFEGEEAMIAAISEDPSRFKGKVVVIRGEGPKGGPGMPEMLTPTSAIMGAGLGKDVALLTDGRFSGGSHGFVVGHICPEAQEGGPIGLIQNGDVINIDVQNKRIDVLVTDEELQARREKWVAPPYKANQGVLYKYIKNVKPASSGCVTDE; from the exons ATGCAGTCAACTCTCTTCTCCCCAACCTACTCCCCCATCTTCCCTACTCATGCTTCTCCCCGGCGCGTGGTAAAAGCTTCCGTCTCAATTGACTCCCCCTCTCCCCAATCCACCCAGGTCAAGCTCAACAAATACAGTTCCCGCATCACCGAACCAAAATCCCAAGGCGCATCGCAAGCCATTCTCTACGGCGTTGGTCTTTCCGAAGATGACATGAAGAAACCTCAAGTCGGAGTTTCCTCCGTTTGGTACGAAGGAAACACCTGTAACATGCATCTTCTTCGTCTCTCTGAGGTTGTTAAAGAAGGTGTGGCGGAAGCTGGTATGATTCCGTTTAGGTTTAATACAATTGGTGTTAGTGATGCTATTTCCATGGGGACTAGAGGGATGTGTTATAGTTTGCAGTCTAGGGACCTTATTGCTGATAGTATTGAGACTGTTATGGCTGCTCAATGGTATGATGGGAATATCTCCATCCCTGGTTGTGACAAAAAT ATGCCAGGTACAATCATTGCAATGGGAAGGCTTAATAGACCGAGTATTATGGTTTATGGTGGGACTATAAAG CCTGGTCACTTTAAGGGTGATACATTCGACATAGTGTCTGCCTTTCAG ATCTATGGAGAATATGTGAGTGGATCCATTAGTGATGAACACAGACAAGATGTTATCCGCAACTCTTGCCCTGGTGCTGGGGCCTGTGGTGGAATGTATACAGCCAATACCATGGCTTCTGCAATAGAAGCTATGGGCATGTCTCTTCCATATAG TTCATCTACCCCTGCCGAGGATCCACTGAAGTTGGACGAGTGTCGGTTAGCTGGAAAATATCTTCTTGAGTTATTGAGGATGGACTTGAAGCCCCGAGATATCATCACCCGCAAATCATTACGTAATGCAATGGTTATAGTTATGGCCCTTGGTGGATCTACAAATGCTGTGTTGCATTTAATTGCTATTGCCAA GTCTGTTGGCGTTGATTTGACTCTTGATGATTTTCAGAAGGTTAGTGATGAAGTTCCTTTCATTGCTGATCTTAAGCCTAGTGGGAAATATGTTATGGAAGACGTTCATAAG ATTGGAGGGACCCCAGCAGTTATCCGCTACCTTCTTGAGCAAGGCCTTTTAGATGGTGACTGTTTGACTG TCACTGGAAAGACCCTAGCTGAAAACGCAGAACTTTTCCCTCCTTTGTCCAAAGGGCAG GAAATAATAAGGCCAATTGAAAATCCCATCAAGAAGACAGCTCATATTCAAATATTATATGGAAACGTTGCACCACAGGGTTCTGTTGCTAAAATTACTGGAAAAGAGGGCTTGTACTTCTCTG GTCCCGCACTTATTTTTGAAGGAGAGGAGGCAATGATTGCTGCCATTTCAGAGGATCCTTCGAGGTTTAAG GGAAAAGTTGTTGTAATCAGGGGAGAGGGGCCTAAAGGTGGCCCGGGAATGCCAGAGATGTTAACACCAACAAGTGCAATAATGGGAGCAGGGCTTGGGAAG GATGTTGCTTTATTGACTGACGGAAGATTTTCAGGAGGTTCACATGGGTTTGTGGTCGGTCATATTTGCCCCGAAGCACAG GAAGGTGGTCCAATTGGTTTGATTCAAAATGGAGACGTTATCAACATTGATGTTCAGAACAAGAGAATTGATGTATTAGTTACAGACGAGGAGTTGCAGGCACGCAGGGAGAAATGGGTTGCTCCACCATACAAAGCTAACCAAGGTGTTCTTTACAAG TATATTAAAAACGTGAAACCTGCTTCTAGCGGATGTGTAACAGACGAGTAG
- the LOC127078511 gene encoding probable aspartic proteinase GIP2: MSSSSLSIHFFLISLSFFSLSSLSASSQPNSFNLPIRKDPSTNLFYTSLGIGTPRTNFNLVIDLAGENLWYDCDTHYNSSSYTPIQCGSKQCPEIGCIGCNGPFKPGCTNNTCPASATNSLAKFIFGGGLGQDFIFISQYKVSGLLSSCIDTDSFPSFTGNESALNGLPKNTKGIIGLSRSNLSLPKQLALKNNLPHKFSLCLPSSNKQGFTNLLVGSDKLPKFVQTTPLIVNPVSTGAVSVEGVPSNEYFINVKAIKIDGHVLNLKPSLLSIDKKGNGGTKISTITPFTELQTSVYKPFIRDFLKKASDRKLKKVESVAPFEACFDSTSIGNSVPRIDLVLEKGVQWTIHETNLMVNVKKNVACLGIVDGGTEPRMSFTKASIVIGGHQLEDNLLVFDLSSSKLSFTSSLLVHNATCS; this comes from the coding sequence ATGTCTTCTTCTTCTCTCAGCATCCATTTCTTCCTCATATCACTATCCTTTTTCTCACTTTCTTCTTTATCAGCATCCTCTCAACCAAACTCCTTCAATCTTCCCATCAGAAAAGATCCATCAACCAATCTTTTCTATACATCACTTGGCATAGGAACTCCTAGAACAAATTTCAATCTAGTCATTGATCTTGCAGGAGAAAATCTCTGGTATGACTGTGATACTCACTACAATTCATCATCCTATACTCCTATTCAATGTGGCTCTAAACAATGTCCAGAAATTGGATGTATTGGTTGCAATGGCCCCTTCAAACCAGGTTGCACTAACAACACATGTCCTGCTTCTGCAACCAACTCATTAGCCAAATTCATATTTGGTGGTGGCCTTGGTCAAGATTTCATTTTCATTTCTCAATACAAGGTTTCTGGTTTGCTTTCAAGTTGCATTGATACTGATTCATTTCCATCATTCACTGGCAATGAATCGGCACTTAATGGCTTACCAAAAAACACCAAAGGAATCATTGGTCTTTCAAGATCAAACCTTTCATTACCCAAACAGCTTGCTTTGAAAAACAACCTTCCGCACAAATTCTCTCTTTGTTTGCCTTCTTCAAACAAACAAGGATTCACTAACTTGCTTGTTGGATCAGATAAATTGCCTAAATTTGTTCAAACCACACCACTCATTGTCAACCCTGTTTCAACAGGTGCTGTTTCTGTTGAAGGTGTTCCTTCTAATGAATATTTTATTAATGTGAAAGCTATTAAGATTGATGGACATGTTTTGAACTTAAAGCCTTCTTTGTTGTCCATTGACAAAAAGGGAAATGGTGGCACCAAAATTAGTACTATAACTCCTTTCACTGAATTGCAAACTTCTGTTTACAAGCCATTCATTCGTGATTTCCTTAAGAAGGCTTCAGACAGGAAACTAAAGAAAGTGGAATCAGTGGCACCATTTGAGGCTTGTTTTGACTCAACTAGCATTGGAAATTCTGTACCAAGAATTGATCTTGTGCTTGAAAAGGGAGTGCAGTGGACAATTCATGAAACCAATTTGATGGTAAATGTAAAGAAAAATGTAGCATGTCTTGGAATTGTGGATGGAGGAACAGAGCCAAGGATGTCTTTTACAAAAGCTTCAATTGTTATTGGTGGACATCAATTGGAGGACAATCTTTTGGTGTTTGATCTATCTTCCTCAAAGTTGAGCTTTACTTCCTCGCTTTTGGTTCATAATGCAACTTGTTCCTAA